A genome region from Deltaproteobacteria bacterium includes the following:
- a CDS encoding branched-chain amino acid ABC transporter permease, translating to MLPFIQALINGLLLGGIYAAFSAGFSLIFGVMGVVNIANGEMVMLGAFITFWLFELVKIDPFLSLPFSLIGLFCFGYLLQRFIINRVVGAPPIMSYIMTFGIHLTLANLALLAWSADPRVITTSYSGANLSSLGLTIPLVQLATFGLAFIIIAGLYILLYRTQIGRAIQATAQDREMARLMGISVHKVYAVTFGIGAAITGISGSLIAAFRHVETGMGLPYTIIAFCVVVLGGMGYIPGALVGGLILGVISSLSTYLFTAGWSTAITFFLLYLILLFRPQGILGKGIVE from the coding sequence ATGCTCCCTTTTATTCAAGCCCTGATCAACGGCCTCCTGCTTGGAGGGATTTATGCGGCCTTTTCCGCCGGCTTTTCCCTTATATTCGGCGTCATGGGTGTGGTCAATATCGCCAACGGGGAAATGGTCATGCTTGGGGCCTTTATCACCTTCTGGCTTTTTGAGCTGGTGAAGATCGATCCCTTCCTAAGTCTGCCTTTCAGCCTCATCGGTCTTTTTTGCTTTGGTTATTTACTCCAGCGGTTTATCATCAACCGGGTGGTCGGTGCTCCGCCCATCATGAGTTACATCATGACCTTTGGGATCCACCTGACCCTGGCCAATCTGGCCCTCCTGGCTTGGTCGGCCGATCCCCGGGTGATCACCACTTCCTACTCGGGGGCGAATCTCTCCTCCCTGGGGCTCACTATCCCTTTAGTCCAGTTAGCCACCTTCGGCCTGGCCTTTATCATCATCGCCGGTTTATACATCCTGCTTTATCGGACCCAAATCGGCCGGGCTATCCAGGCCACGGCCCAGGACAGGGAAATGGCCCGTTTGATGGGCATCAGTGTCCATAAGGTTTATGCCGTCACTTTTGGAATCGGAGCGGCCATAACCGGCATATCCGGCTCCCTGATCGCCGCCTTCCGCCACGTTGAAACCGGCATGGGTTTACCGTATACCATTATTGCCTTTTGTGTCGTCGTCCTGGGAGGCATGGGCTATATCCCCGGTGCCCTGGTGGGAGGATTGATATTAGGGGTCATCAGTTCCCTTTCGACATACCTCTTTACCGCCGGTTGGTCCACGGCTATTACCTTTTTTCTCCTCTATTTGATTTTACTTTTCCGGCCCCAGGGGATCCTGGGAAAGGGGATTGTGGAGTAA